A genomic region of Kineococcus rhizosphaerae contains the following coding sequences:
- a CDS encoding serine hydrolase domain-containing protein, giving the protein MSPGRPGSPPGVLSDLLQRHVDARTIAGAVALVDRDGAREVATVGVADLASGRPMTRDTVFRWASITGPVVTVAALTFVQDGAIGPDEPLDRWLPELGRLRVLRTPGADLTDTVPAERPPTLRDLLTSTCGWGFPSDAGGAWVAALHRWQTGLDITGPPPPQEWLAGLATLPLRHQPGTTYLYNTSYDVLGVLLARIARRPLPDVVHQRVSVPLGMADTGFAVRDDQRERSSAAYRATPQGLELFDGVDGRWSSPPAFPSGAGGLVGTLDDWAAVAGELHGGGRVLSAESLRQLTTDQLQPGQGREGQLFLAGQGWGFGGSVDPATGRYGWVGGTGTSAHVTPATGGTAILLTQTTVDSPVPPTFLHDFWDVAF; this is encoded by the coding sequence ATGAGTCCTGGGCGCCCCGGGAGTCCACCGGGGGTGCTGAGCGACCTGCTGCAACGCCACGTCGACGCCCGGACGATCGCCGGAGCCGTCGCGCTCGTCGACCGCGACGGCGCCCGGGAGGTCGCGACCGTCGGGGTCGCCGACCTGGCGAGCGGGCGGCCGATGACCCGCGACACCGTCTTCCGGTGGGCCTCGATCACCGGACCCGTCGTCACGGTCGCCGCGCTCACGTTCGTCCAGGACGGTGCGATCGGCCCCGACGAACCCCTGGACCGGTGGCTGCCGGAGCTGGGCCGGCTCCGCGTCCTGCGGACCCCCGGGGCCGACCTGACCGACACGGTGCCCGCCGAGCGGCCCCCGACGCTGCGGGACCTGCTGACCTCGACGTGCGGGTGGGGCTTCCCCTCCGACGCGGGCGGCGCCTGGGTGGCCGCGCTGCACCGGTGGCAGACCGGGCTGGACATCACCGGCCCGCCGCCGCCGCAGGAGTGGCTCGCCGGGCTCGCGACCCTGCCGCTGCGCCACCAGCCCGGGACGACGTACCTGTACAACACCAGCTACGACGTGCTCGGGGTCCTGCTCGCCCGGATCGCCCGCCGGCCGCTGCCCGACGTCGTCCACCAGCGCGTCAGCGTCCCGCTCGGCATGGCCGACACCGGGTTCGCCGTGCGCGACGACCAGCGGGAGAGGTCCAGCGCCGCCTACCGGGCGACACCGCAGGGACTGGAGCTCTTCGACGGCGTGGACGGCCGGTGGAGCTCACCGCCCGCGTTCCCCTCCGGTGCCGGTGGTCTCGTCGGCACCCTCGACGACTGGGCCGCCGTCGCCGGGGAGCTGCACGGCGGTGGGCGCGTGCTGAGCGCCGAGTCGTTGCGGCAGCTGACGACCGACCAGCTGCAGCCTGGTCAGGGCAGGGAGGGGCAGCTGTTCCTCGCCGGGCAGGGCTGGGGTTTCGGCGGCTCCGTCGACCCGGCCACCGGGCGGTACGGGTGGGTCGGGGGAACGGGCACGAGCGCCCACGTCACCCCCGCCACGGGAGGCACCGCGATCCTGCTGACCCAGACGACGGTCGACTCACCCGTGCCGCCGACGTTCCTGCACGACTTCTGGGACGTCGCCTTCTGA
- a CDS encoding histidine phosphatase family protein, translated as MPAHTPAPGPGPAPVTALVRHGETDWNRDGRLQGRTDIPLNDTGRAQAQALAEQLKSQGWAAITSSPLSRARETAQIIAAELGLELLPPHDDLVERQFGEAEGGTLAELRGRFPNGERPGQEPWDDVVARGAAALRRLRAEHGDVPLVVVAHGTFLRATVEGLTGVELPRMANATSVVLEGSGGQWSLAREPQRA; from the coding sequence GTGCCTGCCCACACCCCCGCCCCTGGTCCCGGTCCCGCCCCCGTCACGGCGCTGGTCCGCCACGGCGAGACCGACTGGAACCGCGACGGCCGTCTGCAGGGCCGCACCGACATCCCCCTCAACGACACGGGCCGCGCGCAGGCGCAGGCGCTGGCCGAGCAGCTGAAGAGTCAGGGGTGGGCGGCGATCACCTCCTCACCGTTGTCCCGGGCCCGGGAGACGGCGCAGATCATCGCGGCCGAGCTCGGCCTCGAACTCCTCCCGCCGCACGACGACCTCGTGGAGCGGCAGTTCGGCGAGGCCGAGGGCGGCACGCTCGCGGAGCTGCGCGGGCGGTTCCCGAACGGCGAGCGCCCCGGCCAGGAACCCTGGGACGACGTCGTGGCGCGGGGTGCGGCCGCGTTGCGCCGGCTGCGGGCCGAGCACGGTGACGTACCGCTGGTCGTCGTGGCGCACGGCACGTTCCTGCGCGCCACCGTCGAGGGGCTCACCGGCGTCGAACTGCCCCGGATGGCGAACGCGACGTCCGTCGTGCTCGAGGGCTCGGGCGGGCAGTGGTCCCTCGCCCGCGAACCCCAGCGGGCCTGA
- the leuA gene encoding 2-isopropylmalate synthase: MHNPQTSSPMPFHKYVPFHEQITVDLPDRTWPTKRIEKAPRWCAVDLRDGNQALIDPMNAERKLRMFNLLVQMGYKDIEVGFPSASQTDFDFVRTLIENDLIPDDVRIQVLTQAREHLIERTYESLRGAKQAIVHLYNSTSVLQRRVVFGSDEDGIVDLALQGARLCRKFEETTPETTVYYEYSPESYTGTELEFAARICNAVVEVFEPTAERNVIVNLPATVEMTTPNVYADSIEWMSRHLNHREHVILSLHPHNDRGTGVAAAELGYLAGADRIEGCLFGNGERTGNVDLVTLGMNLFSQGIDPQIDFSDIDHVRRTVEHCNQLPVGERVPYGGDLVFTAFSGSHQDAIKKGLEAMERDAAAAGKGVDEIPWAVPYLPIDPKDVGRSYEAVIRVNSQSGKGGVAYLLKAEHQLDLPRRLQIEFSRVIQERTDAEGGEVSAKQIFDVFSDEYLPSTTGTPEWGRFALRGTRSVSVAGGADTLEVDLYDGGETATVQGTGNGPIAAFCSALHERGVDVRVLDYAEHALSAGGDALAAAYVECAVEGRVLWGVGIDHNITTASLKAIVSAVNRALR; encoded by the coding sequence ATGCACAACCCCCAGACGTCCAGCCCGATGCCGTTCCACAAGTACGTGCCCTTCCACGAGCAGATCACCGTCGACCTGCCCGACCGGACGTGGCCGACCAAGCGCATCGAGAAGGCGCCGCGCTGGTGCGCGGTCGACCTGCGCGACGGCAACCAGGCCCTCATCGACCCGATGAACGCCGAGCGCAAGCTGCGCATGTTCAACCTGCTCGTGCAGATGGGCTACAAGGACATCGAGGTCGGCTTCCCGTCGGCCTCGCAGACGGACTTCGACTTCGTCCGCACCCTGATCGAGAACGACCTGATCCCCGACGACGTCCGCATCCAGGTGCTGACCCAGGCGCGCGAGCACCTCATCGAGCGCACCTACGAGTCGCTGCGCGGGGCGAAGCAGGCGATCGTCCACCTCTACAACTCGACCTCGGTGCTGCAGCGGCGCGTCGTGTTCGGCTCCGACGAGGACGGCATCGTCGACCTGGCCCTGCAGGGCGCGCGGCTGTGCCGCAAGTTCGAGGAGACCACCCCCGAGACGACGGTCTACTACGAGTACTCCCCGGAGTCCTACACGGGCACCGAGCTGGAGTTCGCGGCGCGCATCTGCAACGCCGTCGTCGAGGTGTTCGAGCCCACCGCCGAGCGCAACGTCATCGTCAACCTGCCCGCCACGGTGGAGATGACGACCCCCAACGTCTACGCCGACTCGATCGAGTGGATGTCGCGGCACCTGAACCACCGCGAGCACGTCATCCTGTCCCTGCACCCGCACAACGACCGCGGCACCGGCGTGGCCGCGGCCGAGCTCGGCTACCTGGCCGGCGCCGACCGCATCGAGGGTTGCCTGTTCGGCAACGGCGAGCGCACCGGCAACGTCGACCTGGTCACCCTGGGCATGAACCTGTTCAGCCAGGGCATCGACCCGCAGATCGACTTCTCCGACATCGACCACGTGCGCCGCACCGTCGAGCACTGCAACCAGCTGCCCGTCGGCGAGCGCGTGCCCTACGGCGGCGACCTGGTCTTCACGGCCTTCTCCGGCTCCCACCAGGACGCCATCAAGAAGGGCCTGGAGGCCATGGAGCGCGACGCGGCCGCCGCCGGCAAGGGCGTCGACGAGATCCCGTGGGCCGTGCCGTACCTGCCCATCGACCCCAAGGACGTCGGCCGCTCCTACGAGGCCGTCATCCGGGTGAACTCCCAGTCCGGCAAGGGCGGGGTCGCCTACCTGCTGAAGGCCGAGCACCAGCTCGACCTGCCGCGCCGCCTGCAGATCGAGTTCTCCCGCGTCATCCAGGAACGCACCGACGCCGAGGGCGGCGAGGTCTCGGCGAAGCAGATCTTCGACGTGTTCTCCGACGAGTACCTGCCCTCGACGACGGGCACCCCCGAGTGGGGCCGCTTCGCGCTGCGCGGCACGCGCTCGGTCAGCGTCGCCGGCGGGGCCGACACCCTGGAGGTCGACCTCTACGACGGCGGCGAGACCGCCACGGTGCAGGGGACGGGCAACGGCCCGATCGCGGCCTTCTGCTCCGCGCTGCACGAGCGCGGCGTCGACGTCCGCGTCCTGGACTACGCCGAGCACGCCCTGTCCGCCGGCGGGGACGCCCTGGCGGCGGCCTACGTCGAGTGCGCCGTCGAGGGGCGCGTCCTGTGGGGCGTGGGCATCGACCACAACATCACCACGGCCTCCCTGAAGGCCATCGTCTCGGCCGTCAACCGCGCCCTGCGCTGA
- the recO gene encoding DNA repair protein RecO, producing the protein MGGAKSYRDEAVVLRATKLGEADRIITLLTRHHGRVRAVAKGVRRTSSRFGGRLEPFTCVDVQLHRGRSLDTVTQVDVLDAYGQALAADYGLYTVGHALVETAERFTEVERESATQQYLLLVGALRTLARREHDAPLVLDAFLLRSLAIAGYAASFADCAKCAEPGPHSSFNIAAGGAVCPVCRPPGSAAPDPQTLELLAALLTGDWALAEESEDRCRTEGSGLVAAFLQWHLERGIRSLQHVERERSLLR; encoded by the coding sequence ATCGGCGGGGCCAAGAGCTACCGCGACGAGGCCGTGGTCCTGCGCGCCACCAAGCTCGGCGAGGCCGACCGCATCATCACCCTGCTGACGCGCCACCACGGCCGCGTCCGCGCCGTAGCCAAGGGCGTGCGCCGCACCTCCTCCCGCTTCGGCGGGCGGCTCGAACCGTTCACGTGCGTCGACGTCCAGCTGCACCGGGGCCGCTCCCTGGACACCGTCACCCAGGTCGACGTCCTCGACGCCTACGGACAGGCCCTGGCCGCCGACTACGGCCTCTACACCGTCGGGCACGCCCTGGTCGAGACCGCCGAGCGGTTCACCGAGGTCGAGCGGGAGAGCGCCACCCAGCAGTACCTGCTCCTGGTCGGGGCCCTGCGCACCCTGGCGCGCCGCGAGCACGACGCGCCCCTGGTCCTCGACGCGTTCCTGCTGCGCTCCCTCGCGATCGCCGGGTACGCGGCCAGCTTCGCCGACTGCGCCAAGTGCGCCGAGCCCGGACCGCACTCCTCGTTCAACATCGCCGCCGGGGGAGCGGTGTGCCCGGTGTGCCGGCCGCCGGGCTCGGCCGCCCCGGACCCGCAGACCCTCGAACTGCTCGCCGCGCTCCTGACGGGTGACTGGGCGCTCGCCGAGGAGAGCGAGGACCGGTGCCGGACCGAGGGCAGCGGGCTGGTCGCGGCGTTCCTGCAGTGGCACCTCGAACGGGGGATCCGCTCCCTGCAGCACGTCGAACGCGAGCGCAGCCTCCTGCGATGA
- a CDS encoding isoprenyl transferase produces MRRASRPAPSPGQPREVVAPPPHPSGARPPQLPADLVPKHVAIVMDGNGRWANQRGLSRVEGHKMGEASLLDVVAGAVEIGVTHVSAYAFSTENWKRSPEEVKFLMGFNRDVIRRRRDVMDSWGVRVRWAGRRPRLWRSVVSELESAEELTKDNTVCTLTMCVNYGGRAEIADAARALAQDVAAGRVNPDRVDEKVLARYLDEPDMPDVDLFWRSSGEQRTSGFLPWQSTYAEMVFSDVLWPDVDRRALWAAIETYATRNRRYGGAADTPTPGPA; encoded by the coding sequence CTGCGCCGAGCCAGCCGCCCCGCCCCGTCCCCGGGACAGCCCCGGGAGGTCGTCGCCCCGCCGCCGCACCCCTCCGGCGCCCGGCCCCCGCAGCTGCCCGCGGACCTCGTCCCGAAGCACGTCGCGATCGTCATGGACGGCAACGGCCGCTGGGCCAACCAGCGGGGCCTGTCGCGCGTCGAGGGCCACAAGATGGGCGAGGCGTCGCTGCTCGACGTCGTCGCCGGTGCCGTCGAGATCGGCGTGACGCACGTGTCGGCGTACGCGTTCTCCACCGAGAACTGGAAGCGCAGCCCCGAGGAGGTCAAGTTCCTCATGGGCTTCAACCGCGACGTCATCCGCCGCCGCCGCGACGTCATGGACTCCTGGGGCGTGCGCGTGCGCTGGGCCGGGCGTCGTCCCCGCCTGTGGCGCAGCGTCGTCAGCGAACTGGAGTCGGCCGAGGAACTGACGAAGGACAACACCGTCTGCACGCTGACCATGTGCGTGAACTACGGCGGACGGGCCGAGATCGCCGACGCCGCACGGGCCCTGGCCCAGGACGTCGCAGCGGGCAGGGTGAACCCCGACCGCGTCGACGAGAAGGTCCTCGCCCGCTACCTCGACGAGCCGGACATGCCCGACGTCGACCTGTTCTGGCGCTCCTCCGGGGAGCAGCGGACGTCGGGTTTCCTGCCGTGGCAGTCGACGTACGCGGAGATGGTGTTCTCCGACGTGCTGTGGCCCGACGTGGACCGCCGGGC
- a CDS encoding GGDEF domain-containing protein: MGTDLEVVGPFGPFDVLAEWSHQLYLDGFGERAILASREALAFVEAAGDERTARYLQFIAGVALHQLGRAAEASEEAGRLLRRLGTGADPVWRAKALALLAESRVDLGMTALAMDHLAEGKLIVSAQRIRTYDHLSATMSVALALNALALFEPADELMVQMLALTFPPARVRLNVAQEAAVLQASWASMLEVAGRAEEARPHYAEALARAARMRQLAVEADYPEMHARAEAIEAFALQRTGDVGLGLARLRPAMAAFRLREELAETQIARIALAMATSDAGDPDAAAELLTAVQRVSSATQLDVWGLTALAVRARNAVVRDGRSEAADALEQLAQVSLARLWEDRHSRFEALQDRIRQREMAEQHERIGRASLVDPMTGLGNRRRLQQLLERPDQRFSAVLLDVDRFRSVNDEHGQDAGDAVLRRIADLVQRNVGDGDVVVRYGADEFVVLVPGGFGAAATAERLLEVVRKEPWLEISLGLRVTVSAGLAGPAPAAEALAAADLAASEAKRRGRDRLVVA, from the coding sequence ATGGGCACGGACCTCGAGGTCGTCGGCCCCTTCGGACCGTTCGACGTCCTCGCGGAGTGGTCCCACCAGCTCTACCTCGACGGGTTCGGGGAACGGGCGATCCTCGCCAGCCGCGAGGCCCTCGCCTTCGTCGAGGCCGCCGGGGACGAGCGCACCGCCCGCTACCTGCAGTTCATCGCCGGCGTCGCCCTGCACCAGCTCGGCCGCGCCGCCGAGGCCAGCGAGGAGGCCGGCCGGCTCCTGCGCCGCCTCGGCACCGGCGCCGACCCCGTCTGGCGCGCCAAGGCCCTGGCACTGCTCGCCGAGTCCCGCGTCGACCTCGGCATGACCGCGCTGGCGATGGACCACCTCGCCGAGGGCAAGCTCATCGTCTCCGCCCAGCGCATCCGCACCTACGACCACCTGTCCGCCACGATGTCCGTGGCGCTCGCGCTCAACGCCCTCGCCCTGTTCGAGCCCGCCGACGAGCTCATGGTCCAGATGCTGGCCCTGACGTTCCCGCCGGCCCGCGTCCGGCTCAACGTCGCCCAGGAAGCCGCCGTGCTGCAGGCGTCCTGGGCCTCCATGCTCGAGGTCGCCGGCCGCGCCGAGGAGGCCCGGCCGCACTACGCCGAAGCCCTCGCCCGCGCCGCCCGCATGCGCCAGCTCGCCGTCGAGGCCGACTACCCCGAGATGCACGCGCGGGCCGAGGCCATCGAGGCGTTCGCCCTGCAGCGCACCGGCGACGTCGGCCTCGGCCTGGCCCGCCTGCGGCCCGCGATGGCCGCCTTCCGGCTGCGCGAGGAACTGGCCGAGACCCAGATCGCCCGCATCGCCCTGGCCATGGCGACCTCCGACGCCGGCGACCCCGACGCCGCCGCCGAGCTCCTCACCGCCGTCCAGCGCGTCTCCTCCGCCACCCAGCTCGACGTGTGGGGGTTGACCGCGCTCGCCGTCCGGGCCCGCAACGCCGTCGTGCGCGACGGGCGCAGCGAGGCGGCCGACGCCCTCGAGCAGCTCGCCCAGGTGTCCCTGGCCCGGTTGTGGGAGGACCGCCACTCCCGCTTCGAGGCGCTGCAGGACCGCATCCGCCAGCGGGAGATGGCCGAGCAGCACGAACGCATCGGCCGCGCCTCCCTCGTCGACCCCATGACGGGCCTGGGCAACCGCCGCCGCCTGCAGCAGCTCCTCGAACGCCCCGACCAGCGCTTCAGCGCCGTCCTGCTCGACGTCGACCGGTTCCGCTCCGTCAACGACGAGCACGGGCAGGACGCCGGTGACGCCGTCCTGCGGCGGATCGCGGACCTGGTGCAGCGCAACGTCGGCGACGGGGACGTCGTCGTCCGCTACGGCGCCGACGAGTTCGTCGTCCTCGTCCCCGGCGGGTTCGGCGCCGCCGCCACGGCCGAACGGCTGCTCGAGGTCGTCCGCAAGGAACCGTGGCTGGAGATCTCCCTGGGCCTGCGGGTCACCGTCTCGGCGGGGCTGGCCGGCCCGGCGCCGGCCGCGGAGGCCCTCGCGGCGGCCGACCTCGCCGCGAGCGAGGCCAAGCGCCGCGGGCGGGACCGGCTCGTCGTCGCCTGA